In Mytilus edulis chromosome 3, xbMytEdul2.2, whole genome shotgun sequence, the genomic window CCAATTTGTTTAAATAATCATTGATTAACTTCCTCATGCTATACTGAAATGGTTAAAATGCTGTTGAATTACAAAGCAGACTATTTAAAATGTAACAATAAAGGACAGTCTCTTCTAAGGTATGGTAGTAAATATGGTCGTACAGAAATAGTAAGAATCTTATTAGATAAAGGGGTAGACTATAATAACTGCGACAAAATAGGTATGTCACTTCTAATGTATGCATGTGAACATTGTCAAACAGATGTAGTAAAGATACTGTTAGATATCAGCAGACTTGAATAAATATAATGATGGTTTGTCACTTCTCATGAGGGCTTGTAAGCATGGTCATTCTAATTTAGTAAAGATGTTGTTAGAAAAAGAAGCAGACTTGAATAAAGGTTATCCAAATGGTTCTTCACTTATAATGAATGCTTGTGAAAATAATCATACAGACATAGTAAATATATTGGTATACAAAGTGGCAGACTTAAATGAATGAGACTGTGTTGGGCGGTCTCTGCTATTGAATGCTTGTGAAGAAAATAACATTGAAACAACAAGTTTGTTATTAGAAAAAGGGGCGGACTTAAAACAATGTGACAGATCGGGTCAGTCAACTATCATGAAAACTTGTGAAAATGGTCATAAAACAGTGGTAAGTTTGTTGTTAGACAAAGGAGcagattttgataaatttgatagAAATGGTCAGTCATCCGTTATGAAAGCTTGTGAACATGGACATACAGAAATTGTTAGAATACTAATAGAAAAAGGAGCAGACTTTAATAAATTGGACAGATCGGGACAATCACCTATCATGAAGACTTGTGAGCATGGTCATGAACAAGCTGtaagttttttttagataaaggaGCAGAATATGATGGATTTGACAGGTCCGGTCAATCTTCATTAATGAAGGCTTGTAAACaaaatcatgacaaaattgtaaaacaattgataGCCAGGGGAGCAGACTATGACAGATGTGACATAATGGTCAGTCCTCTGTCATGGTAGTTTGTTAAGATGGTCACACAAATATAGTAAGGACATTGTTAGAGAAAGGAACAGACTTTAAAAAATGTGATAGATCAGGTCAGTCACCTGTTATGAAGGCGTGTGAAAATGGTTATCCAGATATAGTATGGATGTTGATAGATAAAGGAGCGAACTGTAATGAATTTAATGATAATGGAAGCTCACCTTTAACGACAGCTTGTGAAATGGGACATACACAAATAGTAAATTTGCTGCTAGACAAAGGTGCAGACTTAAATAAATGTGATTTTGATGTAATATCACCAGTAATGATAGCTTGTCAACTTGGTTCTACAGGAATAGACTATTGTTAGTAGATAAAGGAGCAGAATATGTCGAATGTAACATTTTTGGCCAGTCACCTGTTATGAATGTTGTTGTAGTGGTGAAATAGAGGCCATGAAGCTGTTATTAGATAGAAGGGCAGACCGTAATTTTAGTGACAATAAAAGTGCATCAGATCAGCATGGTCGGCGTTCTATCGAACTGATAGAAAGGAGTTCAACTACCTGACTATACTATACTTCATAAGGTCGGGTCAAGTAAGATAACTGTAGTTCTATCGGAAAACGGAGGAGTAAATCAGTTTAACTTAAGAAGTAAATCGGTTTATTTGTACATATTATATTAAGTTGACAGAGTACCAGGTTGACACTAGAAAGGTTTACAGATTGGCAGCAGAAAGGTCTACAACGTTGACAAGTGTtaaggtcgacaggttgacaagaGTAAAGTTTAACAGGTTGGCAGGTCGACATGTTAAAAAGGCGATAAACGCATAGGTCGACAGGTTTACAAGTGTATAGATTAACTCTCATGTATAGTTGAGTTATCTATTGGACTTTCAAAGAGAAGGACTGAATTTAAAAATGATCTGTAATTGCTTTACAAAaccatttcggggccttttatagctgattgtgCGGTATTGGCCTTGCTCGTTGTTGAAAACCGTacagtgaccaatagttgttagttgttagtttctgtgtcattttggtctattgtggatagttatctcattgacaattataccatatcttcttttttttttaatattgattaagTACAGTTCCAGAATAAGGCGATGCAAGATACATTTTTTTCCTCGTTCTTATAAGATAAAATTATCAAGATTTAAAAACCTTTTCAGTCCATTTTTTAAATTCCAGTCCTTGcggtcaattaagattggatgAGTTCTTTTCATTTTATCATACCAAGTCGTGTTGGTGATTGAGACTTTTAAAAACAAACTCAACTGATATACATTACAGCAAGGACTGTGATCTGAAAATTTGACtgtaaaaactgaaaaatcaaaacattttttctcagtcatttaaaattaactttttagTTCGATTTGGCCGTTTCAGTCTGATTATTGATAACTAGTGACAAGTGTTACGTC contains:
- the LOC139515077 gene encoding ankyrin repeat domain-containing protein 29-like, which produces MKTCENGHKTVVSLLLDKGADFDKFDRNGQSSVMKACEHGHTEIVRILIEKGADFNKLDRSGQSPIMKTCEHGHEQAKGTDFKKCDRSGQSPVMKACENGYPDIVWMLIDKGANCNEFNDNGSSPLTTACEMGHTQIVNLLLDKGADLNKCDFDVISPVMIACQLGSTGIDYC